A genomic window from Geotrypetes seraphini chromosome 18, aGeoSer1.1, whole genome shotgun sequence includes:
- the LOC117351923 gene encoding meiosis-specific kinetochore protein-like isoform X2: protein MADVGSKKARPARRLSPLPTRAATRSLAPQLRPRAAAPSIACSAFNVSKGKSRIECATLVPVHRRQCWLKKKKKAVVETLTKIEESCELNTTYISKLTEQSFQLCVVENANEADENTLHQSCRRENFSERSESPPDSSEGMTLPTGVSSFLLDCLDFSPISETTETIKSDLSSGLSPEEFRGAEECSGLKRTIKSPAVDWLPYKNSTLLESSKALNIDLVSQTTDLSAILDPSSNDNHVDKSLREQLKDERSERTLQVSTIVAGKKVCKLVSAREKTPKQSKGMCPVLKRPVSKDILKSKYIKCKKRVNSSSHLDNEMPSCDVGRSQTEMSNNSAGVITQRLHTRTSEPHKHKSSSGLRWTNKQVLTSTPFFHREDLVMDLSPVCTSSLEDELIVNTTGPFVCSSEIVPVHLSRDEFIRYQALFKTLETCSVIRTPESHDPHCPAERFPVDENVLALMKKLPTALHHFSDVKFQQTSHICLVLALAHFVLISLTVLLQWVQSQKSRQQ, encoded by the exons ATGGCTGACGTCGGTAGCAAGAAGGCGCGGCCTGCTCGACGCCTGTCCCCGCTCCCGACGCGCGCCGCGACCCGTTCTCTGGCTCCGCAGCTGCGCCCCCGCGCGGCGGCCCCAAGTATCGCATGTTCAGCCTTCAACGTCTCTAAGGGGAAGAGCCGAATCGAATGTGCAACGCTCGTACCCGTCCATAGGAGGCAgtgct ggttgaagaaaaagaaaaaagcagtagTAGAAACCTTAACCAAAATCGAAGAGAGTTGTGAATTAAATACAACATACATCTCTAAGTTGACAGAGCAGAG CTTTCAATTGTGTGTGGTTGAAAATGCAAATGAAGCTGACGAAAACACACTCCATCAAAGCTGTAGAAGAGAGAACTTCAGTGAAAGGAGC GAATCTCCACCTGACAGTTCTGAAG GAATGACTTTACCTACTGgtgtttcttcctttttgttGGATTGTCTGGACTTTTCACCCATTTCAGAAACCACAGAAACTATAAAGAGTGACTTAAGTAGTGGTCTGTCACCTGAAGAATTCAGGGGAGCAGAAGAATGTTCAG GTCTGAAAAGGACCATAAAATCTCCTGCGGTGGACTGGCTTCCATATAAAAATTCTACTTTGTTGGAGTCCAGCAAAGCCTTGAACATAGACCTGGTATCACAGACTACAGATCTTTCAGCAATTCTTG atcCTTCTTCAAATGATAATCACGTGGACAAAAGTTTGAG AGAGCAGTTAAAAGATGAACGTTCTGAACGTACCCTGCAAGTGTCAACTATTGTAGCAG GAAAAAAGGTGTGTAAGTTGGTGTCTGCTAGGGAGAAAACACCAAAACAATCAAAAGGAATGTGTCCAGTTCTGAAAAGACCAGTGTCAAAG GACATTCTAAAATCTAAGTATATTAAATGCAAAAAAAGAGTAAACTCTTCCAGCCATTTGGATAATGAGATGCCTTCCTGTGATGTTGGTAGAAGCCAAACAGAAATGTCAAATAATTCTGCAGGCGTGATTACACAGCGGTTACACACGAGAACATCTGAACCTCACAAA CATAAAAGCTCCAGTGGACTCCGGTGGACAAATAAGCAAGTGTTGACAAGCACACCCTTCTTTCATCGAGAAGATTTAGTG ATGGATTTATCACCAGTTTGTACTTCATCTTTGGAAGATGAGTTAATAGTCAATACAACCGGACCCTTTGTTTGTTCCAGTGAGATAGTTCCTGTACACCTCTCCAGAGATGAATTTATCCGTTACCAG GCACTATTTAAGACATTAGAAACCTGCAGTGTAATCAGAACTCCAGAATCCCATgatccccactgtccagcagaaAGATTCCCTGTGGATGAGAATGTGTTGGCCCTGATGAAGAAGCTGCCAACAG
- the LOC117351923 gene encoding meiosis-specific kinetochore protein-like isoform X5, with protein sequence MADVGSKKARPARRLSPLPTRAATRSLAPQLRPRAAAPSIACSAFNVSKGKSRIECATLVPVHRRQCWLKKKKKAVVETLTKIEESCELNTTYISKLTEQSFQLCVVENANEADENTLHQSCRRENFSERSESPPDSSEGMTLPTGVSSFLLDCLDFSPISETTETIKSDLSSGLSPEEFRGAEECSGLKRTIKSPAVDWLPYKNSTLLESSKALNIDLVSQTTDLSAILDPSSNDNHVDKSLREQLKDERSERTLQVSTIVAGKKVCKLVSAREKTPKQSKGMCPVLKRPVSKDILKSKYIKCKKRVNSSSHLDNEMPSCDVGRSQTEMSNNSAGVITQRLHTRTSEPHKHKSSSGLRWTNKQVLTSTPFFHREDLVMDLSPVCTSSLEDELIVNTTGPFVCSSEIVPVHLSRDEFIRYQALFKTLETCSVIRTPESHDPHCPAERFPVDENVLALMKKLPTGIGNTH encoded by the exons ATGGCTGACGTCGGTAGCAAGAAGGCGCGGCCTGCTCGACGCCTGTCCCCGCTCCCGACGCGCGCCGCGACCCGTTCTCTGGCTCCGCAGCTGCGCCCCCGCGCGGCGGCCCCAAGTATCGCATGTTCAGCCTTCAACGTCTCTAAGGGGAAGAGCCGAATCGAATGTGCAACGCTCGTACCCGTCCATAGGAGGCAgtgct ggttgaagaaaaagaaaaaagcagtagTAGAAACCTTAACCAAAATCGAAGAGAGTTGTGAATTAAATACAACATACATCTCTAAGTTGACAGAGCAGAG CTTTCAATTGTGTGTGGTTGAAAATGCAAATGAAGCTGACGAAAACACACTCCATCAAAGCTGTAGAAGAGAGAACTTCAGTGAAAGGAGC GAATCTCCACCTGACAGTTCTGAAG GAATGACTTTACCTACTGgtgtttcttcctttttgttGGATTGTCTGGACTTTTCACCCATTTCAGAAACCACAGAAACTATAAAGAGTGACTTAAGTAGTGGTCTGTCACCTGAAGAATTCAGGGGAGCAGAAGAATGTTCAG GTCTGAAAAGGACCATAAAATCTCCTGCGGTGGACTGGCTTCCATATAAAAATTCTACTTTGTTGGAGTCCAGCAAAGCCTTGAACATAGACCTGGTATCACAGACTACAGATCTTTCAGCAATTCTTG atcCTTCTTCAAATGATAATCACGTGGACAAAAGTTTGAG AGAGCAGTTAAAAGATGAACGTTCTGAACGTACCCTGCAAGTGTCAACTATTGTAGCAG GAAAAAAGGTGTGTAAGTTGGTGTCTGCTAGGGAGAAAACACCAAAACAATCAAAAGGAATGTGTCCAGTTCTGAAAAGACCAGTGTCAAAG GACATTCTAAAATCTAAGTATATTAAATGCAAAAAAAGAGTAAACTCTTCCAGCCATTTGGATAATGAGATGCCTTCCTGTGATGTTGGTAGAAGCCAAACAGAAATGTCAAATAATTCTGCAGGCGTGATTACACAGCGGTTACACACGAGAACATCTGAACCTCACAAA CATAAAAGCTCCAGTGGACTCCGGTGGACAAATAAGCAAGTGTTGACAAGCACACCCTTCTTTCATCGAGAAGATTTAGTG ATGGATTTATCACCAGTTTGTACTTCATCTTTGGAAGATGAGTTAATAGTCAATACAACCGGACCCTTTGTTTGTTCCAGTGAGATAGTTCCTGTACACCTCTCCAGAGATGAATTTATCCGTTACCAG GCACTATTTAAGACATTAGAAACCTGCAGTGTAATCAGAACTCCAGAATCCCATgatccccactgtccagcagaaAGATTCCCTGTGGATGAGAATGTGTTGGCCCTGATGAAGAAGCTGCCAACAG
- the LOC117351923 gene encoding meiosis-specific kinetochore protein-like isoform X4 — MADVGSKKARPARRLSPLPTRAATRSLAPQLRPRAAAPSIACSAFNVSKGKSRIECATLVPVHRRQCWLKKKKKAVVETLTKIEESCELNTTYISKLTEQSFQLCVVENANEADENTLHQSCRRENFSERSESPPDSSEGMTLPTGVSSFLLDCLDFSPISETTETIKSDLSSGLSPEEFRGAEECSGLKRTIKSPAVDWLPYKNSTLLESSKALNIDLVSQTTDLSAILDPSSNDNHVDKSLREQLKDERSERTLQVSTIVAGKKVCKLVSAREKTPKQSKGMCPVLKRPVSKDILKSKYIKCKKRVNSSSHLDNEMPSCDVGRSQTEMSNNSAGVITQRLHTRTSEPHKHKSSSGLRWTNKQVLTSTPFFHREDLVMDLSPVCTSSLEDELIVNTTGPFVCSSEIVPVHLSRDEFIRYQALFKTLETCSVIRTPESHDPHCPAERFPVDENVLALMKKLPTDELRMNRFRK, encoded by the exons ATGGCTGACGTCGGTAGCAAGAAGGCGCGGCCTGCTCGACGCCTGTCCCCGCTCCCGACGCGCGCCGCGACCCGTTCTCTGGCTCCGCAGCTGCGCCCCCGCGCGGCGGCCCCAAGTATCGCATGTTCAGCCTTCAACGTCTCTAAGGGGAAGAGCCGAATCGAATGTGCAACGCTCGTACCCGTCCATAGGAGGCAgtgct ggttgaagaaaaagaaaaaagcagtagTAGAAACCTTAACCAAAATCGAAGAGAGTTGTGAATTAAATACAACATACATCTCTAAGTTGACAGAGCAGAG CTTTCAATTGTGTGTGGTTGAAAATGCAAATGAAGCTGACGAAAACACACTCCATCAAAGCTGTAGAAGAGAGAACTTCAGTGAAAGGAGC GAATCTCCACCTGACAGTTCTGAAG GAATGACTTTACCTACTGgtgtttcttcctttttgttGGATTGTCTGGACTTTTCACCCATTTCAGAAACCACAGAAACTATAAAGAGTGACTTAAGTAGTGGTCTGTCACCTGAAGAATTCAGGGGAGCAGAAGAATGTTCAG GTCTGAAAAGGACCATAAAATCTCCTGCGGTGGACTGGCTTCCATATAAAAATTCTACTTTGTTGGAGTCCAGCAAAGCCTTGAACATAGACCTGGTATCACAGACTACAGATCTTTCAGCAATTCTTG atcCTTCTTCAAATGATAATCACGTGGACAAAAGTTTGAG AGAGCAGTTAAAAGATGAACGTTCTGAACGTACCCTGCAAGTGTCAACTATTGTAGCAG GAAAAAAGGTGTGTAAGTTGGTGTCTGCTAGGGAGAAAACACCAAAACAATCAAAAGGAATGTGTCCAGTTCTGAAAAGACCAGTGTCAAAG GACATTCTAAAATCTAAGTATATTAAATGCAAAAAAAGAGTAAACTCTTCCAGCCATTTGGATAATGAGATGCCTTCCTGTGATGTTGGTAGAAGCCAAACAGAAATGTCAAATAATTCTGCAGGCGTGATTACACAGCGGTTACACACGAGAACATCTGAACCTCACAAA CATAAAAGCTCCAGTGGACTCCGGTGGACAAATAAGCAAGTGTTGACAAGCACACCCTTCTTTCATCGAGAAGATTTAGTG ATGGATTTATCACCAGTTTGTACTTCATCTTTGGAAGATGAGTTAATAGTCAATACAACCGGACCCTTTGTTTGTTCCAGTGAGATAGTTCCTGTACACCTCTCCAGAGATGAATTTATCCGTTACCAG GCACTATTTAAGACATTAGAAACCTGCAGTGTAATCAGAACTCCAGAATCCCATgatccccactgtccagcagaaAGATTCCCTGTGGATGAGAATGTGTTGGCCCTGATGAAGAAGCTGCCAACAG
- the LOC117351923 gene encoding meiosis-specific kinetochore protein-like isoform X1 encodes MADVGSKKARPARRLSPLPTRAATRSLAPQLRPRAAAPSIACSAFNVSKGKSRIECATLVPVHRRQCWLKKKKKAVVETLTKIEESCELNTTYISKLTEQSFQLCVVENANEADENTLHQSCRRENFSERSESPPDSSEGMTLPTGVSSFLLDCLDFSPISETTETIKSDLSSGLSPEEFRGAEECSGLKRTIKSPAVDWLPYKNSTLLESSKALNIDLVSQTTDLSAILDPSSNDNHVDKSLREQLKDERSERTLQVSTIVAGKKVCKLVSAREKTPKQSKGMCPVLKRPVSKDILKSKYIKCKKRVNSSSHLDNEMPSCDVGRSQTEMSNNSAGVITQRLHTRTSEPHKHKSSSGLRWTNKQVLTSTPFFHREDLVMDLSPVCTSSLEDELIVNTTGPFVCSSEIVPVHLSRDEFIRYQALFKTLETCSVIRTPESHDPHCPAERFPVDENVLALMKKLPTAALHHFSDVKFQQTSHICLVLALAHFVLISLTVLLQWVQSQKSRQQ; translated from the exons ATGGCTGACGTCGGTAGCAAGAAGGCGCGGCCTGCTCGACGCCTGTCCCCGCTCCCGACGCGCGCCGCGACCCGTTCTCTGGCTCCGCAGCTGCGCCCCCGCGCGGCGGCCCCAAGTATCGCATGTTCAGCCTTCAACGTCTCTAAGGGGAAGAGCCGAATCGAATGTGCAACGCTCGTACCCGTCCATAGGAGGCAgtgct ggttgaagaaaaagaaaaaagcagtagTAGAAACCTTAACCAAAATCGAAGAGAGTTGTGAATTAAATACAACATACATCTCTAAGTTGACAGAGCAGAG CTTTCAATTGTGTGTGGTTGAAAATGCAAATGAAGCTGACGAAAACACACTCCATCAAAGCTGTAGAAGAGAGAACTTCAGTGAAAGGAGC GAATCTCCACCTGACAGTTCTGAAG GAATGACTTTACCTACTGgtgtttcttcctttttgttGGATTGTCTGGACTTTTCACCCATTTCAGAAACCACAGAAACTATAAAGAGTGACTTAAGTAGTGGTCTGTCACCTGAAGAATTCAGGGGAGCAGAAGAATGTTCAG GTCTGAAAAGGACCATAAAATCTCCTGCGGTGGACTGGCTTCCATATAAAAATTCTACTTTGTTGGAGTCCAGCAAAGCCTTGAACATAGACCTGGTATCACAGACTACAGATCTTTCAGCAATTCTTG atcCTTCTTCAAATGATAATCACGTGGACAAAAGTTTGAG AGAGCAGTTAAAAGATGAACGTTCTGAACGTACCCTGCAAGTGTCAACTATTGTAGCAG GAAAAAAGGTGTGTAAGTTGGTGTCTGCTAGGGAGAAAACACCAAAACAATCAAAAGGAATGTGTCCAGTTCTGAAAAGACCAGTGTCAAAG GACATTCTAAAATCTAAGTATATTAAATGCAAAAAAAGAGTAAACTCTTCCAGCCATTTGGATAATGAGATGCCTTCCTGTGATGTTGGTAGAAGCCAAACAGAAATGTCAAATAATTCTGCAGGCGTGATTACACAGCGGTTACACACGAGAACATCTGAACCTCACAAA CATAAAAGCTCCAGTGGACTCCGGTGGACAAATAAGCAAGTGTTGACAAGCACACCCTTCTTTCATCGAGAAGATTTAGTG ATGGATTTATCACCAGTTTGTACTTCATCTTTGGAAGATGAGTTAATAGTCAATACAACCGGACCCTTTGTTTGTTCCAGTGAGATAGTTCCTGTACACCTCTCCAGAGATGAATTTATCCGTTACCAG GCACTATTTAAGACATTAGAAACCTGCAGTGTAATCAGAACTCCAGAATCCCATgatccccactgtccagcagaaAGATTCCCTGTGGATGAGAATGTGTTGGCCCTGATGAAGAAGCTGCCAACAG
- the LOC117351923 gene encoding meiosis-specific kinetochore protein-like isoform X3: MADVGSKKARPARRLSPLPTRAATRSLAPQLRPRAAAPSIACSAFNVSKGKSRIECATLVPVHRRQCWLKKKKKAVVETLTKIEESCELNTTYISKLTEQSFQLCVVENANEADENTLHQSCRRENFSERSESPPDSSEGMTLPTGVSSFLLDCLDFSPISETTETIKSDLSSGLSPEEFRGAEECSGLKRTIKSPAVDWLPYKNSTLLESSKALNIDLVSQTTDLSAILDPSSNDNHVDKSLREQLKDERSERTLQVSTIVAGKKVCKLVSAREKTPKQSKGMCPVLKRPVSKDILKSKYIKCKKRVNSSSHLDNEMPSCDVGRSQTEMSNNSAGVITQRLHTRTSEPHKHKSSSGLRWTNKQVLTSTPFFHREDLVMDLSPVCTSSLEDELIVNTTGPFVCSSEIVPVHLSRDEFIRYQALFKTLETCSVIRTPESHDPHCPAERFPVDENVLALMKKLPTDDIIRFEDQKQILPVNQIAREEKKTTIGNA, translated from the exons ATGGCTGACGTCGGTAGCAAGAAGGCGCGGCCTGCTCGACGCCTGTCCCCGCTCCCGACGCGCGCCGCGACCCGTTCTCTGGCTCCGCAGCTGCGCCCCCGCGCGGCGGCCCCAAGTATCGCATGTTCAGCCTTCAACGTCTCTAAGGGGAAGAGCCGAATCGAATGTGCAACGCTCGTACCCGTCCATAGGAGGCAgtgct ggttgaagaaaaagaaaaaagcagtagTAGAAACCTTAACCAAAATCGAAGAGAGTTGTGAATTAAATACAACATACATCTCTAAGTTGACAGAGCAGAG CTTTCAATTGTGTGTGGTTGAAAATGCAAATGAAGCTGACGAAAACACACTCCATCAAAGCTGTAGAAGAGAGAACTTCAGTGAAAGGAGC GAATCTCCACCTGACAGTTCTGAAG GAATGACTTTACCTACTGgtgtttcttcctttttgttGGATTGTCTGGACTTTTCACCCATTTCAGAAACCACAGAAACTATAAAGAGTGACTTAAGTAGTGGTCTGTCACCTGAAGAATTCAGGGGAGCAGAAGAATGTTCAG GTCTGAAAAGGACCATAAAATCTCCTGCGGTGGACTGGCTTCCATATAAAAATTCTACTTTGTTGGAGTCCAGCAAAGCCTTGAACATAGACCTGGTATCACAGACTACAGATCTTTCAGCAATTCTTG atcCTTCTTCAAATGATAATCACGTGGACAAAAGTTTGAG AGAGCAGTTAAAAGATGAACGTTCTGAACGTACCCTGCAAGTGTCAACTATTGTAGCAG GAAAAAAGGTGTGTAAGTTGGTGTCTGCTAGGGAGAAAACACCAAAACAATCAAAAGGAATGTGTCCAGTTCTGAAAAGACCAGTGTCAAAG GACATTCTAAAATCTAAGTATATTAAATGCAAAAAAAGAGTAAACTCTTCCAGCCATTTGGATAATGAGATGCCTTCCTGTGATGTTGGTAGAAGCCAAACAGAAATGTCAAATAATTCTGCAGGCGTGATTACACAGCGGTTACACACGAGAACATCTGAACCTCACAAA CATAAAAGCTCCAGTGGACTCCGGTGGACAAATAAGCAAGTGTTGACAAGCACACCCTTCTTTCATCGAGAAGATTTAGTG ATGGATTTATCACCAGTTTGTACTTCATCTTTGGAAGATGAGTTAATAGTCAATACAACCGGACCCTTTGTTTGTTCCAGTGAGATAGTTCCTGTACACCTCTCCAGAGATGAATTTATCCGTTACCAG GCACTATTTAAGACATTAGAAACCTGCAGTGTAATCAGAACTCCAGAATCCCATgatccccactgtccagcagaaAGATTCCCTGTGGATGAGAATGTGTTGGCCCTGATGAAGAAGCTGCCAACAG